A single region of the Pieris rapae chromosome 21, ilPieRapa1.1, whole genome shotgun sequence genome encodes:
- the LOC123689105 gene encoding facilitated trehalose transporter Tret1-like: MTEPTVFSPFIKQCFVCATVCMNVLSNGCAYGFPAVLLPQLKLPGSPIPLTKAQESWIAAVFTIAMMVGNFTMPILMGKLGRKNSHFFIIIPITVGWLLIIFASNVEMLLAARIMQGISFGQVVPIRAVMIGEYTSPNNRGAFLTMNAVAQTSGIFVVHLLGYLVSWKMTAAICITFSVISFVMTFIIPESPSWLASKGRYEESKKYFEWLRGLNENDELIELIQARKDYRETENKSRFKEIICKVEFYKPITITLHISLLGYMSGGMIIAVYGQTIISEVMGAGVDPQLWLVSIDILRIISSFFAVYFMKKFNRRTVTFTSVGLCLAMHIAVVIYIWLVKFGAMWHVYWIPAVLLHLQSFSISAGIVPIITVIAGEVFPLAYRSLGISVSTAIATAFHFVILKTFPYLVTMVGIEGVYGINAVVICYCMIVCWFMMPETKGRTLQQIEDGFIGIEKTGAEAEPLNELIR, encoded by the exons atgaccGAACCGACAGTTTTTTCTccatttataaaacaa TGTTTCGTGTGCGCGACTGTTTGTATGAATGTGCTGAGTAATGGTTGCGCTTATGGTTTCCCTGCGGTGCTGCTGCCGCAACTCAAACTTCCCGGATCTCCAATACCACTCACCAAGGCCCAGGAATCATGGATAG cgGCAGTTTTCACAATAGCAATGATGGTTGGAAATTTTACCATGCCCATATTAATGGGCAAGTTAGGGCGTAAAAACTCCcacttttttatcattataccCATAACTGTAGGCTGGCTCTTAATCATCTTTGCATCAAATGTAGAA ATGCTTTTAGCGGCAAGAATCATGCAAGGTATCTCATTTGGTCAAGTTGTTCCTATTCGAGCCGTCATGATCGGAGAATACACCAGTCCAAATAATCGAGGAGCTTTCCTCACTATGAACGCAGTCGCACAGACATCAGGGATATTCGTTGTCCATTTATTGGGTTATTTGGTCAGCTGGAAGATGACTGCGGCCATTTGCATTACCTTTTCAGTTATAAGCTTTGTCATGACATTTATTATTCCCGAATCGCCAAGTTGGCTCGCAAGTAAGGGCCGGTATGAAGAgagtaaaaagtattttgaatGGCTGAGGGGATTAAACGAAAACGATGAACTAATAGAGTTAATTCAAGCCAGAAAAGATTACAGAGAGACAGAGAACAAGTCGAGATTTAAAGAGATTATTTGTAAAGTGGAGTTTTATAAGCCTATAACTATAACGTTGCATATTTCCTTATTGGGATATATGTCGGGAGGCATGATAATAGCCGTGTATGGACAAACAATCATATCAGAGGTCATGGGCGCCGGAGTCGATCCTCAATTGTGGCTCGTttctatagatatattaagGATAATAAGCAGTTTCTTTGCGGTTTACTTTATGAAGAAGTTTAATCGGCGAACAGTTACGTTTACCTCTGTTGGGTTATGTTTGGCTATGCATATTGCTGTAGTGATTTATATATGGTTGGTAAAGTTTGGTGCGATGTGGCATGTGTACTGGATACCGGCAGTACTGCTTCATCTGCAAAGTTTCTCTATATCGGCAGGTATAGTACCGATAATTACCGTCATAGCGGGAGAAGTGTTCCCTCTGGCATACCGAAGTTTAGGTATCAGTGTAAGTACGGCCATCGCGACTGCGTTTCACTTTGTGATATTAAAGACTTTCCCGTACCTGGTAACTATGGTTGGCATTGAAGGCGTGTACGGAATAAATGCCGTTGTTATTTGCTATTGCATGATTGTCTGTTGGTTCATGATGCCGGAGACAAAAGGCCGCACTTTGCAACAAATCGAGGATGGGTTTATAGGTATTGAGAAAACTGGGGCAGAAGCAGAGCCTTTAAACGAACTTATTAggtaa
- the LOC110993914 gene encoding facilitated trehalose transporter Tret1 — translation MYHPFAISPFLIQCFVCATVCMNVLSNGCAYGFPAVLLPQLKLPGSPIPLTKAQESWIASIITVAMLAGNLTMPLILDKLGRKKAHFLVNIPAVIGWLLIIFAKNVQIILLARMMQGLSFGQMVPLRAVVIGEYSSPKNRGAFLTTTTVAQTLGMFVVHLIGSLVHWQMTALICVSFTLISFIMTFFLPESPSWLASKGRYDECKQHFQYLRGDQEEAELNELIQARMEHNATRTVINLKTCVEIVRKVEFYKPILLFLHVTLLVYVAGGMNLAVYGVTIVELIMGPGVDANFWLVEIDILRIITNILAVYFMKRCLRRTVAFSTGVLCLIAHIAVVAHVIMIKQGITFFDYIWIPAMLLNLQCFAVSAGVLPIMCVIAGEIFPLAYRSIGISFGTAIATLFHFLILKTFPYLTSSVGIEGVYGIYGSVILYCLIVMWFLMPETKGRTLQQIEDKLKGVDRTSKIDCNNKASAPTD, via the exons ATGTATCATCCATTTGCCATATCGCCGTTTCTTATACAa TGTTTCGTGTGCGCGACTGTTTGTATGAATGTGCTGAGTAATGGTTGCGCTTATGGTTTCCCTGCGGTGCTGCTGCCGCAACTCAAACTTCCAGGATCTCCAATACCACTCACCAAGGCCCAGGAATCATGGATAG CTTCAATTATCACTGTTGCGATGTTAGCGGGTAATTTAACCATGCCATTGATACTGGATAAATTGGGACGGAAAAAGGCTCATTTCTTGGTCAATATACCGGCTGTTATTGGATGGCTTCTGATAATATTTGCAAAGAACGTTCAG aTTATTCTACTTGCGAGAATGATGCAAGGACTATCCTTTGGGCAAATGGTACCTCTACGAGCTGTCGTTATAGGAGAGTACTCGAGCCCAAAGAATCGCGGGGCATTCCTAACAACAACTACGGTTGCACAAACACTTGGCATGTTTGTAGTGCATTTGATAGGATCGCTGGTACATTGGCAGATGACAGCTCTCATCTGCGTCTCATTCACTTTAATCAGCTTTATCATGACATTTTTTCTACCAGAATCCCCGAGTTGGCTCGCAAGTAAAGGGAGATATGATGAATGTAAACAACATTTCCAGTATCTTAGAGGCGATCAGGAAGAAGCCGAGCTAAACGAGCTCATCCAAGCCAGGATGGAGCACAATGCGACAAGAACTGTCATCAATCTTAAAACCTGCGTGGAGATTGTACGTAAAGTAGAATTTTATAAGCCCATTCTGCTCTTCTTGCATGTCACGTTATTGGTGTATGTGGCTGGTGGGATGAATTTAGCAGTATATGGGGTAACTATTGTGGAGCTAATTATGGGTCCGGGCGTAGACGCGAATTTCTGGCTGGTAGAGATAGATATATTACGTATAATCACCAATATACTGGCCGTTTACTTTATGAAGAGGTGTTTGCGGCGTACTGTGGCGTTTAGCACCGGTGTTCTGTGCTTAATAGCACACATCGCTGTAGTTGCCCACGTCATTATGATAAAACAAGGCATTACCTTCTTTGACTATATATGGATACCAGCTATGTTGCTGAATCTACAATGTTTTGCCGTATCCGCAGGAGTATTACCAATAATGTGTGTAATTGCTGGAGAAATATTTCCGTTAGCTTACCGCAGCATCGGTATAAGCTTTGGGACCGCTATAGCGACGCTTTTCCACTTTCTAATATTAAAGACCTTTCCTTACCTCACATCATCAGTGGGTATTGAAGGTGTGTACGGAATATATGGGAGCGTTATTTTGTACTGTTTGATAGTTATGTGGTTTTTGATGCCGGAGACGAAAGGTCGAACGTTACAACAGATTGAAGACAAATTAAAAGGAGTAGATAGAACGAGTAAAATTGACTGCAACAATAAAGCATCAGCTCCGACCGACTAG